From Cellulophaga lytica DSM 7489, a single genomic window includes:
- a CDS encoding DUF721 domain-containing protein codes for MAKRKKENLQLGDLLQDFIKENRLDRGIDGVDTRAAWKNLMGPGVNNYTTAVELRNGTLYVSLSSSVLREELSHGNSKIIKMINEDLGKEVVKKLVLR; via the coding sequence ATGGCAAAACGCAAAAAAGAAAATCTGCAATTAGGAGATCTTTTACAAGATTTTATAAAAGAAAATAGATTAGACCGTGGTATAGACGGTGTAGATACACGTGCTGCTTGGAAAAACCTTATGGGACCTGGTGTAAATAATTATACTACTGCTGTAGAATTACGTAATGGCACTTTGTACGTATCTCTAAGTTCTTCTGTATTAAGAGAAGAATTAAGTCACGGCAATTCAAAAATTATTAAAATGATAAATGAAGATTTAGGAAAAGAAGTGGTAAAAAAATTAGTACTACGTTAA